A region of the Myxococcus guangdongensis genome:
CCCAGTGGACGTGAGCGGCGAGGGTGTACTGGTGCAGGTCCGCTGGCGAGTCAGCCGCGCCTGCTCCGGAGAGTCGCGCGTCCAGCAACGACTGGTCACCACAACCCCTTGCGGCGGCATGCTCCTCCGCTTTCGTCAGCTGCGTTTTGAGATTGGCGAGCCCGCGGACGAACACGCCAGTGGTCAATTCATTGGCATCCAAAGACATGCCCCATTCTCTCACATGTCGACCCTCGAGTGCTTGTCACTTGATGGACGGAGGACGTTGGCCATCCCCATCGTGTGCGCCGCGCAGGAGGCCGCCAGGAAGAGGGGCCGTTCATTCCATGCGCGGTGTCGCGAGCCGCGTTGACCTGGGCCCCGTCTGCGGACGCGGTGGTATCGAGCCCACCTGCGGACGTCGCTCGAGCTGTACCAGAACGCAGGGGGCACCAACGGAGCGGGCGCCAGTTCGTTCCGCATCCGCCGCCGGCGCCCCTGCCTGGGCAACGTCTACAGCATCCCGGCGACGCTCGATGATGTCCGGACCTACAGCCGCGAGCCCACCGCCTGCGACATCGCGCGAATGAACACGCCCTGACGCACAGGGCCACCGCGCCCCGACGACACTCGAGCCGGGGCGCGGGCGCGGGGGACCGCAAGCCGTTGAACACACTGTCCTTGCAGCTCAAACCCAAAAGCCATTCGCTGCACGTCTTGTTTTTACCAACAATGGCATGCCAGCATCATCGCCCTCACCCCGCAGGAGCCAGCGATGACCCAGACGACCGCGTTCGCCGTATCGTTCCTGACTGCACTGTCCTTGTTCGGATGTAATTCCGCGGACGTCGCCGATCCGCTGGGCCAGGCGGAGAGCGCCGCAACCAGCGTCGGGGTCGGCACCCGGACCCGCTACCTCGCCCCGGACGGAGCATGCGGTGACCAGGGGACGAACGTCTGCAGCTTCGGGTTCGGCACGACCCAGCCCACGGAGCTCCTCACCGTGGTGGGAGCGAACCAGGTCGAGCTCACCTACCTGACGAAGCCCGAACTCCTCCTGGCCCGGGGAGGTCTGGCCGTGAAGACAGCCATCCTGCTGGATGAGCAGGTCACGAACGAGCTCGGGCTCCCGACGGGGACCCTGGTGCAACCTCAGTTCTCCCCGCTGGTGTACGACACGTCGGGATTCGTGAAGGTGCGCCTGAACATCGGGACGGTGCTCGTCGAGCCCCCGGACAAGGAGAACTTCGACCCGCAGGCGACGGTCCGCTGCTGTTCCGACGGCCACGCCAAGACGTGCCGCGGCTGTGTCGGTGGGAACAGCAGCGAGCGCCCCCCGTTCAGCGGGAGCTCGTGCTGCATGAACAGCATCCACTTCGACCCATCCACGACGAAGTGAGGATGGCCAGGCGCGGAGCCCGGAAACAGCAACCAGCTCGTGGCCGTGGGAGGGGTAGACTCCCTCCGTGAGCGATTCCCAGTCCGGGTTCCTCGACCGCGCGCTGGCGGCCTTCGACCGGCACGAGGACGAAGAAGCCCTCCAGCAGTTGCTGTCGGCCTGGCGCGAGTCGCGCTCCGAGCGCCTCGCCCAGCTCATTGAGCGACTGTCGGTGATGCTCCCCGGCTGGCTCGCGCCGCTCACGGGTCCCCTCGACCTGCCGATGCTGGTCGAGGACCTGCTGCTGCTCGCGAACCACAAGTACCCTCGCGTGCTGAGCAGCGAGCTCATCGACCCCGCGAAGTGGCCCGCGGATCCCCGCCTCACGCCCGTGTTGCTCGCCCTCGCGCCCATGCCCGTGGCCCAGCAAGGCCCAGGCAGGGTCTTCGACCACGTCTGTGACCTGCTCGACGTCGTGAGGGACCCGCGCGGCCTCGGGCCACTTCACACCCTTCGCGCCGCCCTTCCTCCCGACAGCCGGTACGCGAACAGGCTCGACGTCACCCTCCAACGCCTCGCCTCGCAGCAGTTCTCCAGGCCCGACACGAGGACCTCCACCCTGAGCGATGCACTTGAGCACGCCCTCTGCCGGCGCGAGGAAGCCACGGCCCGGAGCGCCCCCTTGCGCGAGGCGCTCCTGGCCCGCGTCGCCGCCCATCCTGACGATGACAGCCCGCGGCGGGTCCTGGCCGACCACCTGCTGGAGCAGGGAGACCCGCTGGGGGAGCTCATCACGCTGCAATGCATGCCGCAGCGGGACGAGGCCCGCGTCACGCGGCTGCTCGATGTGCATGGGAACCGGTGGACCGCGGCGCTCGGGCCCTGCGTCGTGCACCAGCTCGTGCGCCTGGAGCGAGCCTTTCCGGTGGCCGTCACGGTCGCGATGGGCCCCGGTTGGCGCCTGCTGCCGCCTCCCGGGCCGTTCTGGAGCACCGTCCGGGAGATCGACTGGAGCGGGACGGGCTACGCCGCGCAGGCGGACTGGCTCGCACACCCGCACCTGCGCCAGGTGACGGTGCTGCGGCAGGTGAACGCCAGAGTCGCCCGGCGGCTGGGCGCGCATCCCCTCCCCGTGCGACAGCTCGAACTGAAGGGGCAGCTCACCCACGACGGCCCCAACGTGTTCATGGGGCTGGCCTCCCTGCCCCAGCTGTCCCGGGTGGAGGTCCAGGAGGCCGAGCCTCGGGACGTACTCCTGTGTGCGAGCGCTCCTTTGGCCCGGCGACTGGAGCGCTTCAAGGCGTCCAGCCCTCGCGCGTGGGCCCTCACGGTATCGCCCACGGCGGGAGTACCCGCCGAGGCCACGCTGGAGCATGAGTCCCACTGCGCGGCCCTGGCGGAAACCCTCCGTGCCTCGACGGGCTTCGGTGTGCACACGCTCCACCTCCACTCCCGGCACCGACTCGGAGCACGAAACCGTGCCCTGCTGGAGGCAGCGACCGCCGGCTATGCGCACGTCGAGTGGAACCTGCCTCGCGGCTTCTGGTGACACCTTGTGACGAAGGCCCTCATCGAGGGCGGATCCAGAGGTCGCCTTGGATGCGCGGGCAATCACAATCGAATGACTGACACAGCAGCATGGCGATGCTTGCATCACTTCCCGAGTGCTCGAAATGTCAGAGTCTCAGGTGAAGATGCTCCCAGTTCGACACCACAAGGAGCCCTCGACCATGAAGACCGCCATCGCAGCCCTCACCCTGCTCGTGTCCACCTCCGCCGCGGCATCCCTGACCCTCCGCTACGAGAACAAGGACTCCAAGGCGTACGCCGCCGACGCCGTGTGCAGCGGGAGCAAGCAGGACCCCGTGAAGTTCTCCGCGAGCACCACGTCCTCGGTGTCCATCCAGGGCTCGTCGCCCTGCAAGGTGACGCTGAAGGGCACCACCATCACCTTCGACGGTGACGCGAACATCATCATCAAGGACGGGAAGATCTCCCGGAAGTAGTCAGAAGCCCCTGCGCTCCCGTCCGCGCCACGGACGGACGGGAGCGCGCTGTCCGGCACGGCGTCAGGCGAAGGTCCCCAGCGCGCCCGGCGGGATTCGGCCTCCCCTCGGCCTGCGCGGCCTCGCGTCGACACCCCTTCTGTCGGCCCCCGAGCACGTCTGTTCTATGCACCCGCCGCGAGCGCGTCGGCGAGGTGGGGAAACGCTGGCTTGAAGCCGAGGTCTTCGCGGATGCGGCGCCCATCGAGCAGCACGTCGAAGGCGCGCGCGAATTCGGCATTCGAGCCATCAGGCGGCGGCGCCCCCACGGATGCGAAGAGCGTGGCGAGGTCGGGCGCCTCGTCGTCGACGACGTTGTAGATGCGGTGCGCGGGCGAAGGCGCCTCGAGCAACCGCGCGACGGCCTGCGCGATGTCCGCGTGGTGGCCAATCGACATGCGCTGGGCCGCCGGAAAGCCGCGCATCATCGGTACCACCTCCTCGATATGCGGGTCCCCATCGCCGTACACGAACGGCAGGCGCAGCACCCGCACGTCGAGTCCCTCGACGCCCAGGAGGAAGCGCTCCGCGGCGAGCTTGCTCACCGGATAGGCCGCGCTCGGGGCGCAGGGAGCGTCCTCTTGGGTGAGGAGCCCTCCCGTCGAGCCGTACACCAGACCCGTGCTCGTGAAGATGAAGCGCTTCACGGAGGCGGCACGTGACGCGGTCGCCAGGTGCTGCGTGCCCAGGTCATTGACCGCGTGCGCCTGCTCGGGCGTCGCGCCCCGGAAGAACGCGGCGCAGTGGACCACGGCGTCGACGCCGTGCACGGCGGGCACGAGCGAGCCCGCGTCGAGCAGGTCGCCCTGGACGAGCTCCACACGCGCCTCCCTCAGGCGGGCCGCGCGCGTCGGCTCACGGACGAGGGCGCGCACTTCATGGCCACGCTCGGCAAGTCGCTGGGTGAGTCGGCTTCCGACCTTTCCGGTCGCTCCGGTGACAAGGATTTTCATGGGCCGCACGTTGCCCGCCAAGTCGCGTCCAAGATTGGAGAAAACGGACACGCGCCCCCCCGCTTGCGCCACCCTCGCGCGCGGGCCAGAGTCAGCGCATGCACGCGGAACGTGTTCATCGCGGTCACATCACGCCGAGCGCCTCGGTCGCGTCCGCGGTCGCGGCGTTGATTGTCGACGAGCGGGACCACGACGTGCGGGGCGTCCTGATTCCGCGCCCCGAGGTCCACCTCGTCGTCCGGTTCGGGCCAGCGGCGCGAAGGGGCCTCGATGCACACGCGATGGGCGGAACCCAGCGGGTACGTCGAAAGCACATCCACAGCGGACAACGGACCGTGACGGCGCGTCTTCACCTGGGCGCGCATGAGGCGGTGCTCGGCGTACCGGCCTCCGCCCTCGTCGGAGGCATCGTCGCGCTCGAGGACCTGTGGGGCGATGTCGCGGCCCGGCGGCTCTTCGAGCGGCTCGGCGACACCGACGACACGGCCCAGGCGGCGGCCATCCTCGAGAGCGCCATCGCCGAACGCCTCGCGCGCGCGGGCGGGCGCCACGCCCAACCCCGGCTCGCCCTCAAGGCCGCCGAGAGGCTCGCGCGCGGCACGGTGAACGATGTCGCGGGCGACATCGGGGTGAGCGAGCGACACCTGCGCCGCGTGTTCCGCGAAACCATCGGCGTGGGACCCAAGGCCTTCGCCAGGGTCGTCCGCTTCCATCGCGCGCTGCGCGCCGCGCTCGAGGACGAACACGCCCACTGGGCGGACATCGCCGCCGACGCCGGCTACTACGACCAGGCGCACCTCATCGCCGACTTCCGTGCGTTCACGGGCATGACGCCCCAGGGGTTTCTCGGCGAACTCCGAGCGACACCGTTGATCAGCTGACCGGGCGGCGCCTCCGCGCACCCTCGACAGTCCCGTACTCAGGAGCAGGACCTCCCGGCGGACGTCGGCCGACCAGACTCCCGGGCAGGCCCCTTCCAGGCCGGGCCGTCATGGGGCGCCTGCTCGCGGCACCGGGGCCACGACACCGGCAGGCGGGGAGCCGCGCGGGATGAAAGCCGCGGGGCGTCTCGTTGCAACGCCCAATCCATGACGCAACCCCCACCCGACGCCCTGTCCCCTGGCGCGACCCCCGCCGCCTCGGGGCTCAAGGGCCTGCTCGCCTCCTGCTGGCTGGCCGTGCGCGGCTCCACCGAGGACCTGGCCACCGGGCCCGTGGACCGCGCCTTCCTCCTGCTGTCCGTCCCCATGGTGCTGGAGATGGTGATGGAGTCCATCTTCGCCCTGGTGGACGTGCTCTTCGTGTCCCGCCTGGGCGCGGACGCCATCGCCACCGTGGGCCTCACCGAGGCCGTGCTCACGCTGTTCCGGACCGTGCCGCTGGGGCTGGCCGTGGCCGCGACCGCGCTCGTCTCCCGCCGCATCGGCCAGAAGGACCCGGAGCGCGCCGCGCGCACCGCCGTTCAAGCCCTGGGGCTGGGGCTCGTCCTGTCCGTGCCGCTGGCGCTGGCCGGCTGCCTCTTCGCGCGCCCCATCCTCATTGCGATGGGCGCGGCCCCTGGCGTGGTGACGCACGGCCTGGGGTACGCGCGGCTGATGCTGGGCGGCTTCCCCATCATCATGCTGCTGTTCCTCATCAGCGCCATCCTGCGCGGCGCGGGGGACGCGGCCACCTCCATGCGCGCGCTGTGGCTGGCCAACTCCGTGAACATCGTGCTCGCGCCCCTGTTCATCTTCGGCCTGGGGCCCATCCCCGCCCTGGGCGTCACCGGCGCCGCGGTGGCCACCACCGTGGGCCGCGGCACCGGCGTGCTGTACCAGGTGTACCGCCTGCTCCAGGGCAGCGGACGGCTGGAGCTGCGCCGCCGTCACCTGCGCGTGGAGCCGTCCACGCTGCGCTCGATGCTCAAGCTGTCCGGCGGCGCCATCCTCCAGTCGCTGCTGGGCATGTCCAGCTGGCTCGTGCTGATGCGAATCGTGGCCACCTTCGGCAGCACCGCGCTCGCGGGCTACACGCTGGCCATGCGCATCCTGCTCTTCGCGCAGCAGCCCTCCTGGGGCCTGTCCCACGCGGCGGGCACGCTGGTGGGTCAGAGCCTGGGGGCGGGCGACACCGAGCGGGCCGAGCGCGCCGCGTGGCGCGCCAGCTTCTACACGCTCGGCTTCCTGGGCGTGGTGGCGGTGGGCTTCCTGGTGTTCGCCGAGCCCCTCATCCACCGCTTCACCTCCGAGCCGGAGGTGGCCCTGCACGCGGTGCGCTGCCTGCGCATCGTCAGCTGCAGCCTCGCCCTCTACGCCTTCGTCACCGTGCTGCCCCACGCCTTCAACGGCGCGGGGGACACCA
Encoded here:
- a CDS encoding NAD-dependent epimerase/dehydratase family protein translates to MKILVTGATGKVGSRLTQRLAERGHEVRALVREPTRAARLREARVELVQGDLLDAGSLVPAVHGVDAVVHCAAFFRGATPEQAHAVNDLGTQHLATASRAASVKRFIFTSTGLVYGSTGGLLTQEDAPCAPSAAYPVSKLAAERFLLGVEGLDVRVLRLPFVYGDGDPHIEEVVPMMRGFPAAQRMSIGHHADIAQAVARLLEAPSPAHRIYNVVDDEAPDLATLFASVGAPPPDGSNAEFARAFDVLLDGRRIREDLGFKPAFPHLADALAAGA
- a CDS encoding MATE family efflux transporter; protein product: MTQPPPDALSPGATPAASGLKGLLASCWLAVRGSTEDLATGPVDRAFLLLSVPMVLEMVMESIFALVDVLFVSRLGADAIATVGLTEAVLTLFRTVPLGLAVAATALVSRRIGQKDPERAARTAVQALGLGLVLSVPLALAGCLFARPILIAMGAAPGVVTHGLGYARLMLGGFPIIMLLFLISAILRGAGDAATSMRALWLANSVNIVLAPLFIFGLGPIPALGVTGAAVATTVGRGTGVLYQVYRLLQGSGRLELRRRHLRVEPSTLRSMLKLSGGAILQSLLGMSSWLVLMRIVATFGSTALAGYTLAMRILLFAQQPSWGLSHAAGTLVGQSLGAGDTERAERAAWRASFYTLGFLGVVAVGFLVFAEPLIHRFTSEPEVALHAVRCLRIVSCSLALYAFVTVLPHAFNGAGDTTTPTVVNALFSWGLQLPLAYVLCHPLGWGPTGAFVAIAVTYGALGLTSAALFRRGGWKLRHV
- a CDS encoding TIGR02996 domain-containing protein yields the protein MSDSQSGFLDRALAAFDRHEDEEALQQLLSAWRESRSERLAQLIERLSVMLPGWLAPLTGPLDLPMLVEDLLLLANHKYPRVLSSELIDPAKWPADPRLTPVLLALAPMPVAQQGPGRVFDHVCDLLDVVRDPRGLGPLHTLRAALPPDSRYANRLDVTLQRLASQQFSRPDTRTSTLSDALEHALCRREEATARSAPLREALLARVAAHPDDDSPRRVLADHLLEQGDPLGELITLQCMPQRDEARVTRLLDVHGNRWTAALGPCVVHQLVRLERAFPVAVTVAMGPGWRLLPPPGPFWSTVREIDWSGTGYAAQADWLAHPHLRQVTVLRQVNARVARRLGAHPLPVRQLELKGQLTHDGPNVFMGLASLPQLSRVEVQEAEPRDVLLCASAPLARRLERFKASSPRAWALTVSPTAGVPAEATLEHESHCAALAETLRASTGFGVHTLHLHSRHRLGARNRALLEAATAGYAHVEWNLPRGFW
- a CDS encoding helix-turn-helix domain-containing protein → MHAERVHRGHITPSASVASAVAALIVDERDHDVRGVLIPRPEVHLVVRFGPAARRGLDAHAMGGTQRVRRKHIHSGQRTVTARLHLGAHEAVLGVPASALVGGIVALEDLWGDVAARRLFERLGDTDDTAQAAAILESAIAERLARAGGRHAQPRLALKAAERLARGTVNDVAGDIGVSERHLRRVFRETIGVGPKAFARVVRFHRALRAALEDEHAHWADIAADAGYYDQAHLIADFRAFTGMTPQGFLGELRATPLIS